The Bacteroidales bacterium region GATTGTTGTGTTTGGACGACATAGTTAATATACTCAAAAACAGTATATTAACGTAACAATCCTGCTGCTTTTTTCTTCTATATCTTGTTAGTTTTCAACATTTAAGAGAACTGCGAAACTTTAGTTAATGACTATTATTGGTAACTTGCAGCAATGATTGGAAGACTCATGAAGGAAGATGAACAAACGAGGGACTACATGATATCAATTGCAGGGAATCGCAATTATATAATCATTAAATACTTTGTGCCCATGACCTCAGAAGTTGCTTTAAAGTCAGGCCCGGAGTTACAGCGTCTTGCCACAGAGAACGACATCAGGAGGTTTCTGTTCGATATGCGGAATTCGACAAATATTCAAACAGTTACAGATAATTACTATTTTGCTTATCAGCATATTCAGACTTTTGATTTTCCAAGAAATTCACTTTCTGCATTTCTGATACAGCCTTCAGATAATTCTCATGACTTTATAAGCACGGCTTTCAAGAATGCAGGATATGAAGTTGTTAAATTCACAACGGAAGATACGGCGGTTAAATGGCTTAATGCCAATTTGGAAGGTGAATTATAAACGACCCTTCTTGCTAAAAAGCTATTAATGGCTTAGTTAGAATAGACCTGAAGTCTGAATGAAGCAGCCGGAGTTCTCTCCGGAATTATTTAGGAAACCGAATGAAAGAAATCCAGTACCCCTCCAGCCGGCGGTTCACCTTTGATGTGGGGAGGATCGGACGCGAGAAACATCATGTCAAAGCGCTGCTTGAAGTTGATATAAGCGAAGCCCGAAGCAAGATCAAGCAGTATAGGCGGTCCGGCAATAAAATGTCCTTCACCGCCTGGCTGATTAAGGTGATTGTCGACTGCGTTGCCCTTCATCCACCCATTAACGGTATCAACCGCCAAAGGGGAAACAGGGTGGTTGTATTCAGCGAGGTCGATATCTCCCTGGTTATTGAGAAGGAAGTGAAGGGAACCCGGGTTCCGCTTCCGTACGTGATACGAAAGGCAGATCAGAAAACCCATGATCAGATATATTCAGAGATTGAATCTGCAAAATCCCAGATCATTGAAGATGAAGGCGACTACGTGCTGGGCGAGAAGCACAACTCCTTAGGGATGAGGTTTTTTGCAGGCCTTCCGCAGGGGCTGCGTCTGACTTTAATGCGGATATTCCTGTTTAATAATCCTCAGCGATTAAAGGATAAGATGGGTACTGTGATGGTTACTACTGCCGGGATGGCTGGTCATACAAGGGGCTGGATCATACCTTTTAGCATGCATCCGCTCAGTCTGTCATTCGGTTCCTTAAATGAGCAACCTCCGGTGCATTCCGGAGAGATCCGGATCAGAGAGATCCTGCATTTGACGATACTGGTCGATCATGATGTGATCGACGGGATCCCGGCGGCGAAGTTTGTGGATGATCTGGTTAAAAAGATGGAAAGGGGCTATGGTTTATGAAAACAGGGGGCATCACTTTTGTATTATTACTTGTTATAGCTACATCCTGTAAGAACGGGGAAAAGCAAGGTGAAAGCGCAGAATATTCCGGGAATCCTGTATTCCCAGGGTGGTATGCAGATCCGGAAGGGATCATATTTGATGAAACATATTGGATCTATCCGACCTACTCGGATCATTACGAGTTTCCCGACACTTCCTCAGGCATGTCCGGGAAACAACTGGCAATGCGGGAAAATGCCATTAACCCACAGTATCTTATCCAGACTTTTTTTGACGCTTTTTCTTCCAGAGATCTGATCCATTGGACAAAACATTCTCATGTCCTGGACATACAGGATGTTTCGTGGGCGGCCTATTCCCTGTGGGCACCATCCATTGTCAGAGCCAACCAAAAGTATTATTTGTTTTTCTCGGCAAATGATATACAGAGTAATGATGAGCCGGGAGGTATCGGTGTTGCTGTTTCGGATAGTCCGGCGGGCCCTTTTGTCGATGCATTGGGTAAAGCCCTTATCGATGAATTTCACAATGGGGCCCAGCCGATTGATCAGTTTGTTTTTAAAGATGAGGATGGGCAGCATTATATGTACTACGGAGGATGGCGGCATTGCAATGTGGTAAAACTGCGTGATGACTTGCTGGGCCTTGAGCGCTTTGAAGACGGGGATCTCTATAAAGAGATCACTCCTGAGGATTATGTGGAAGGGCCCTTTGTATTAAAACGAAAGAATAAGTACTACCTGATGTGGTCGGAAGGGGGCTGGGGAGGACCCGATTACAGAGTCGCCTATGCCATGGCAGATTCTCCGGTGGGCCCTTTTGACAGGATAGGAACCATATTGCAGCAGGATTCTGCTCTTGCAAGAGGCGCGGGGCATCATTCGGTGATTTCGATCCCCGACTCGGATGAGTATTATATCGTCTATCACCGGCGACCCCTGAACACCGATGATCCCCATCACCGGGAAACCTGTATCGACCTGATGACATTTGAC contains the following coding sequences:
- a CDS encoding 2-oxo acid dehydrogenase subunit E2; the protein is MKEIQYPSSRRFTFDVGRIGREKHHVKALLEVDISEARSKIKQYRRSGNKMSFTAWLIKVIVDCVALHPPINGINRQRGNRVVVFSEVDISLVIEKEVKGTRVPLPYVIRKADQKTHDQIYSEIESAKSQIIEDEGDYVLGEKHNSLGMRFFAGLPQGLRLTLMRIFLFNNPQRLKDKMGTVMVTTAGMAGHTRGWIIPFSMHPLSLSFGSLNEQPPVHSGEIRIREILHLTILVDHDVIDGIPAAKFVDDLVKKMERGYGL
- a CDS encoding glycoside hydrolase family 43 protein; this translates as MKTGGITFVLLLVIATSCKNGEKQGESAEYSGNPVFPGWYADPEGIIFDETYWIYPTYSDHYEFPDTSSGMSGKQLAMRENAINPQYLIQTFFDAFSSRDLIHWTKHSHVLDIQDVSWAAYSLWAPSIVRANQKYYLFFSANDIQSNDEPGGIGVAVSDSPAGPFVDALGKALIDEFHNGAQPIDQFVFKDEDGQHYMYYGGWRHCNVVKLRDDLLGLERFEDGDLYKEITPEDYVEGPFVLKRKNKYYLMWSEGGWGGPDYRVAYAMADSPVGPFDRIGTILQQDSALARGAGHHSVISIPDSDEYYIVYHRRPLNTDDPHHRETCIDLMTFDANGFIEPVEMTFEGVKKRFLANKE